A stretch of Brassica rapa cultivar Chiifu-401-42 chromosome A08, CAAS_Brap_v3.01, whole genome shotgun sequence DNA encodes these proteins:
- the LOC103834217 gene encoding DNA-directed RNA polymerase II subunit 2 encodes MENTQDQPYIDHDEEITPEDAWTVISAYFEEKGLVRQQLDSFDQFIQNTMQEIVDESSDIEIRSASQHNPGHQSDFAETIYNISFGQIYLSKPMMTESDGEMATLFPKAARLRNLTYSAPLCVDVSKRVTKKGHDGVEVTETQDFTQVFIGKVPIMLRSTYCTLNGNSEKDLTELGECPFDQGGYFIINGSEKVLIAQEKMSSNHVYVFKKRQPNKYLYVAEVRSMAEDQNKPPSTMFVRMLSGSKGGSSGQFIRCTLPYIKKEIPIIIVFRALGFVADKDILERICYEFGDTQMMELLRPSLEEAFVIQSQQVALDYIGKRGAPVGTPKEKRIKYAKDILRKEMLPHEGVGESCESHKAYVFGYIINRLLRCALGRKPEDDRDHYGNKRLDLAGPLLGGLFRMLFRKLTRDVRSYVQKCVDNGKEVNLLFAINAKTITSGLKYALATGNWGQANATGTRAGVSQVLNRLTYASTLSHLRRLNSPIGREGKLSKPRQLHNSQWGMMCPAETPEGQACGLVKNLALMVYVTVGSAASPILAILSDLGTENLEESSPSVIPKATKIFVNGEWVGIHRDPDMLVKTLRLLRRSNGINTEVSVVRDIRLKELRIYTDYGRCSRPLFIVDNQRLLIKKNDIYALQQRVSAEEDGWHQLLANGYIEYIDTEEEETTMISMTINDLVHSRLCPDEAYSDTYTHCEIHPSLILGVCASIIPFPDHNQSPRNTYQSAMGKQAMGIYVTNYQFRMDTLAYVLYYPQKPLVTTRAMEHLHFRQLPAGINAIVAISCYSGYNQEDSVIMNQSSIDRGFFRSLFFRSYRDEEKKMGTLIKEDFGRPDRGNTLGMRHGSYEKLDDDGLAPPGTRVSGEDVIIGKTTPISQDEAQGQTSRYTRRDHSLSLRHSESGMVDQVLLTTNADGLKFVKVRVRSVRIPQIGDKFSSRHGQKGTVGMTYTQDDMPWTIEGVTPDIIVNPHAIPSRMTIGQLIECIMGKVAAQMGKEGDATPFTDVTVDNISKALHDCGYQMRGFERMYNGHTGRPLPAMIFIGPTYYQRLKHMVDDKIHSRGRGPVQILTRQPAEGRSRDGGLRFGEMERDCMIAHGAASFLKERLFDQSDAYRVHVCETCGLIAIANLKNNTFECRGCKNTTDIVQVHIPYACKLLFQELMSMAIAPRMLTKDVKSA; translated from the exons ATGGAGAACACACAGGACCAGCCTTACATTGATCACGACGAGGAGATTACACCGGAGGACGCATGGACCGTCATCTCAGCCTACTTCGAAGAGAAAGGTCTCGTTCGTCAGCAGCTCGATTCGTTCGATCAGTTTATTCAGAACACTATGCAAGAAATCGTCGATGAGTCGTCTGATATCGAGATCCGATCTGCATCCCAGCACAATCCTGGCCACCAATCCGATTTCGCCGAG ACAATCTACAATATTAGTTTTGGACAGATTTATCTGAGTAAACCCATGATGACGGAGTCTGATGGAGAGATGGCCACCTTGTTCCCTAAGGCTGCAAGGTTGAGAAACCTCACCTACTCGGCTCCTTTGTGTGTCGATGTTAGCAAGAGAGTTACTAAGAAAGGGCATGATGGTGTGGAAGTTACGGAGACTCAGGATTTTACCCAAGTTTTCATTGGAAAG GTTCCCATCATGCTCCGGTCTACTTACTGTACCTTAAACGGGAATTCGGAGAAAGATTTGACAGAGCTTGGAGAATGTCCGTTTGATCAGGGCGGATACTTCATTATTAATGGCAGTGAAAAGGTTCTGATTGCTCAAGAGAAGATGAGTTCGAACCATGTTTATGTCTTCAAGAAGAGACAGCCGAATAAGTATTTGTATGTCGCTGAAGTCCGTTCCATGGCGGAAGACCAAAATAAACCTCCGAGCACAATGTTTGTGCGTATGCTCTCTGGCTCGAAAGGG GGTTCATCTGGACAGTTTATTCGATGTACTCTTCCATATATCAAGAAAGAAATTCCTATTATCATAGTATTTCGTGCGTTGGGATTTGTTGCCGATAAGGACATATTGGAACGTATATGCTATGAGTTTGGAGATACTCAGATGATGGAGTTGCTCAGGCCTTCCTTGGAAGAAGCTTTTGTGATTCAAAGTCAGCAG GTTGCCCTTGACTATATTGGAAAACGTGGTGCGCCTGTTGGTACACCCAAGGAAAAGAGgataaa GTATGCGAAAGATATCCTTCGGAAAGAAATGCTTCCTCATGAAGGAGTTGGGGAATCTTGTGAGTCGCATAAAGCTTACGTTTTTGG GTATATCATAAACCGACTGCTGCGTTGTGCACTTGGCCGAAAGCCAGAGGATGATAGGGATCACTATGGTAACAAAAGGCTGGATCTTGCTGGTCCTTTACTTGGAGGGCTGTTTAGAATG CTTTTCAGAAAGCTGACGAGGGACGTGAGA TCTTATGTTCAGAAG TGCGTTGACAATGGCAAAGAAGTCAATCTTCTGTTTGCCATTAACGCTAAAACAATTACCTCTGGCCTGAAATACGCTCTTGCTACTGGGAACTGGGGCCAGGCAAACGCTACTGGCACAAGAGCTGGAGTCTCTCAG GTTCTAAATCGGTTAACATATGCCTCCACTTTGTCACATCTGAGGCGTCTCAATTCTCCTATTGGGCGTGAAG GAAAATTGTCAAAACCAAGACAACTGCACAACTCACAGTGGGGCATGATGTGCCCTGCTGAAACACCTGAAGGACAG GCTTGTGGTCTAGTGAAAAACTTGGCGCTCATGGTCTACGTTACAGTTGGGTCAGCTGCTTCTCCCATCTTGGCAATTTTGTCAGATTTGGGAACTGAGAATCTTGAG GAAAGCTCTCCATCAGTTATACCCAAagctacaaaaatatttgttaatggAGAGTGGGTTGGAATTCATCGAGATCCTGACATGTTGGTGAAAACGTTGAGACTTTTGAGGAGAAGC AATGGCATTAACACTGAAGTTAGCGTTGTTAGAGATATTCGTCTGAAAGAGCTCCGGATATACACTGACTATGGTCGCTGTAGTCGTCCCTTGTTTATTGTGGATAATCAGAGACTCTTAATAAAGAAGAATGATATATACGCTCTGCAACAAAGG GTAAGTGCAGAAGAAGATGGTTGGCATCAACTACTTGCAAATGGGTATATAGAATACATAGACACAGAGGAAGAGGAGACTACTATGATATCTATGACTATCAAT GATTTGGTTCATTCTAGGCTCTGTCCCGACGAGGCATATTCTGACACTTACACACACTGTGAGATTCACCCTTCTTTGATATTGGGCGTGTGTGCTTCAATCATACCATTTCCTGACCATAATCAG TCACCCCGTAATACATACCAATCTGCTATGGGAAAGCAAGCAATGGGAATATATGTCACCAACTACCAATTCCGCATG GATACCTTAGCTTATGTTCTATATTACCCCCAAAAGCCTCTGGTCACCACAAGAGCTATGGAGCATCTTCACTTTAGGCAACTTCCCGCAGGAATT AATGCTATTGTTGCCATTTCTTGCTATTCTGGATATAATCAAGAAGATTCTGTCATTATGAACCAGTCTTCAATAGATCGTGGTTTCTTTCGATCCTTGTTCTTTCGGTCTTACAG AGACGAGGAGAAAAAAATGGGAACCCTTATCAAAGAAGACTTTGGGCGCCCAGACAGAGGAAATACACTG GGTATGCGACATGGTTCGTATGAGAAACTGGATGATGATGGTCTTGCACCTCCT GGTACTAGAGTTTCAGGTGAAGATGTAATCATTGGGAAAACCACTCCAATATCTCAAGACGAGGCTCAAGGACAAACATCACGATACACCAGACGTGATCACAGTTTAAGCTTGCGTCATAGTGAATCTGGCATGGTGGATCAG GTGTTATTGACCACAAATGCAGATGGTTTGAAGTTCGTGAAAGTGAGGGTTAGGTCCGTTCGTATTCCTCAAATTGGAGACAAATTCAGCAGTAGACATGGTCAGAAGGGAACTGTTGGCATGACATACACACAAGACGACATGCCTTGGACGATTGAAGGTGTTACTCCTGATATAATCGTGAATCCACATGCTATCCCGTCTCGGATGACAATTGGACAGCTCATTGAGTGTATCATGGGAAAAGTGGCAGCTCAGATGGGTAAAGAAGGAGACGCCACTCCCTTTACAGATGTCACG GTGGACAACATAAGCAAAGCTCTCCATGATTGTGGGTACCAAATGCGTGGATTTGAGAGAATGTACAATGGTCACACAGGCAGACCACTCCCAGCGATGATATTCATTGGACCAACCTATTACCAAAGGTTGAAGCATATGGTTGATGACAAGATCCACTCTCGTGGACGAGGTCCTGTGCAAATCTTAACAAGACAACCGGCTGAAGGACGATCCCGTGACGGTGGACTGCGTTTTGGAGAAATGGAGCGAGACTGCATGATTGCTCATGGTGCTGCTAGCTTTTTGAAAGAGAGGCTGTTTGATCAGAGCGATGCGTATAGGGTACATGTGTGTGAAACCTGTGGGCTCATCGCCATTGCAAACCTGAAGAATAATACTTTTGAATGCAGAGGTTGCAAGAACACAACAGATATTGTTCAG GTTCACATACCATATGCTTGCAAATTACTGTTTCAAGAGCTTATGTCAATGGCGATTGCGCCACGGATGCTTACTAAAGACGTGAAGTCAGCTTAA
- the LOC103834216 gene encoding B3 domain-containing protein REM9 isoform X2 encodes METPREPHFFKPLLPGFHSGVAIPLDFYSKHIQGAEINKPWKLRSDASDQIWEVIREGRTLTKGWKEFTEAHDLRIGDIVIFKHEGDMVFHVTPFGPSCCDIQYTHPHIVKEEADADDAPTFSYDYCFLAEVTATNQKDDKMFLPVEAMRCGALNQQCKEVKLVNKEGKSWTARFGFSESDGAYYINRGWRKFCRDNRCTIGDLFVFNVVGDGTTTPLLCVCPERKECTELLIKHFSRIDGSIASTSRN; translated from the exons ATGGAAACTCCCCGAGAACCTCATTTCTTCAAGCCTCTTCTTCCTGGTTTTCACAGTGGCGTGGCAATACCACTTGACTTCTACTCAAAACACATACAAGGGGCTGAGATCAATAAACCATGGAAGCTAAGATCGGACGCTTCGGATCAAATTTGGGAGGTGATCCGAGAAGGCAGGACACTCACCAAAGGTTGGAAAGAGTTCACCGAAGCACATGATCTTCGAATCGGTgacattgtcatcttcaaacACGAAGGAGACATGGTCTTTCATGTGACACCTTTTGGTCCTAGCTGTTGTGACATTCAGTATACACATCCTCACATCGTTAAGGAAGAAGCCGACGCGGATGATGCTCCTACTTTCTCATACGACTACTGCTTCTTGGCTGAGGTTACTGCTACAAATCAAAAGGACGACAAAATG TTTCTTCCTGTGGAAGCTATGAGGTGTGGTGCTTTGAACCAACAATGCAAAGAGGTCAAACTTGTCAACAAGGAGGGAAAGTCATGGACTGCGCGCTTCGGATTTAGCGAATCAGACGGCGCATATTACATCAACAGAGGGTGGAGAAAGTTCTGTCGTGATAACAGATGCACCATCGGAGATTTGTTTGTGTTCAACGTGGTTGGAGACGGGACGACAACTCCATTACTGTGTGTATGTCCGGAAAGGAAGGAGTGTACTGAACTACTGATCAAGCACTTCAGCAGAATCGATG GTAGCATTGCTTCTACCTCACGAAATTAG
- the LOC103834216 gene encoding B3 domain-containing protein REM9 isoform X1, which translates to METPREPHFFKPLLPGFHSGVAIPLDFYSKHIQGAEINKPWKLRSDASDQIWEVIREGRTLTKGWKEFTEAHDLRIGDIVIFKHEGDMVFHVTPFGPSCCDIQYTHPHIVKEEADADDAPTFSYDYCFLAEVTATNQKDDKMFLPVEAMRCGALNQQCKEVKLVNKEGKSWTARFGFSESDGAYYINRGWRKFCRDNRCTIGDLFVFNVVGDGTTTPLLCVCPERKECTELLIKHFSRIDGKSSHLTCLCCL; encoded by the exons ATGGAAACTCCCCGAGAACCTCATTTCTTCAAGCCTCTTCTTCCTGGTTTTCACAGTGGCGTGGCAATACCACTTGACTTCTACTCAAAACACATACAAGGGGCTGAGATCAATAAACCATGGAAGCTAAGATCGGACGCTTCGGATCAAATTTGGGAGGTGATCCGAGAAGGCAGGACACTCACCAAAGGTTGGAAAGAGTTCACCGAAGCACATGATCTTCGAATCGGTgacattgtcatcttcaaacACGAAGGAGACATGGTCTTTCATGTGACACCTTTTGGTCCTAGCTGTTGTGACATTCAGTATACACATCCTCACATCGTTAAGGAAGAAGCCGACGCGGATGATGCTCCTACTTTCTCATACGACTACTGCTTCTTGGCTGAGGTTACTGCTACAAATCAAAAGGACGACAAAATG TTTCTTCCTGTGGAAGCTATGAGGTGTGGTGCTTTGAACCAACAATGCAAAGAGGTCAAACTTGTCAACAAGGAGGGAAAGTCATGGACTGCGCGCTTCGGATTTAGCGAATCAGACGGCGCATATTACATCAACAGAGGGTGGAGAAAGTTCTGTCGTGATAACAGATGCACCATCGGAGATTTGTTTGTGTTCAACGTGGTTGGAGACGGGACGACAACTCCATTACTGTGTGTATGTCCGGAAAGGAAGGAGTGTACTGAACTACTGATCAAGCACTTCAGCAGAATCGATGGTAAGTCTTCTCATTTGACTTGTTTGTGTTGTCTATAA